A window of the Citrus sinensis cultivar Valencia sweet orange chromosome 9, DVS_A1.0, whole genome shotgun sequence genome harbors these coding sequences:
- the LOC102622808 gene encoding 21 kDa protein — protein MAKTGCLLLLLSLLYIISLVTAAGIADTRFIRSSCKSTTYPALCVQSLSAYAPSIQQSPRQLAVTALSVSLSRAQSAKSFVTKLRKFRNLKHREYEAIADCLDEMGDTVDRLSKSVQELNHMGQAKGQDFLWHMSNVETWVSAALTDENTCTDGFGGKALEGKVKSSVRAQVVNVAHVTSNALSLINKFAGKH, from the coding sequence ATGGCAAAAACAGGCTGTCTTTTGCTATTGCTCTCTCTCCTCTACATTATAAGCTTGGTCACAGCTGCCGGGATTGCTGACACAAGATTTATCAGAAGTTCTTGCAAATCCACAACTTATCCAGCGCTGTGCGTGCAGTCTCTCTCAGCTTATGCCCCATCAATTCAACAAAGCCCCCGGCAACTGGCTGTCACAGCCTTGTCCGTGAGCCTCTCCAGGGCCCAATCCGCAAAGTCATTCGTGACCAAGCTGAGGAAGTTCAGGAACCTGAAGCACAGAGAGTATGAGGCGATTGCCGACTGCTTGGATGAGATGGGTGACACTGTGGACCGGCTCAGCAAGTCGGTTCAGGAGCTGAACCACATGGGTCAGGCCAAGGGTCAGGACTTTCTGTGGCACATGAGCAACGTTGAGACATGGGTTAGTGCTGCTTTGACTGATGAGAACACTTGTACTGATGGGTTCGGTGGCAAGGCCTTGGAGGGTAAGGTTAAGTCCTCTGTTAGGGCTCAGGTTGTTAATGTTGCTCATGTCACTAGCAATGCCCTTTCACTGATCAATAAGTTTGCTGGGAAACACTGA